One Bacillota bacterium genomic window carries:
- a CDS encoding DUF4416 family protein, with protein MVQLGQVRAPEQVTPIASVFTGDDDMLTAAQSELTGRLGRCVYKSERLPFAHTTYYEAEMGANLTRIFFAFGNLIDPAQLPALKNWSNDLENSWSQEGRRRVNIDVGYVSLAKLVLATTKDHAHRLYLGQGIYGEVTLHYVSGEFRPWPWTYPDYASLSYRKMFGTIRELHRLQLRTLQQ; from the coding sequence ATGGTACAGTTGGGACAGGTCCGGGCACCGGAACAGGTTACGCCTATCGCCAGTGTATTTACCGGTGACGACGACATGCTTACCGCTGCCCAATCAGAGCTGACCGGCCGACTGGGACGGTGTGTATATAAGAGTGAGCGGCTGCCGTTTGCTCATACCACGTACTATGAAGCCGAGATGGGAGCGAATCTTACTCGAATCTTTTTTGCCTTTGGCAATCTAATAGACCCGGCCCAGCTACCGGCGCTCAAGAACTGGAGTAACGATCTGGAAAACAGCTGGAGCCAGGAAGGACGCCGTCGGGTTAATATTGATGTTGGGTATGTGAGCTTGGCCAAGCTAGTTCTGGCTACCACCAAAGACCATGCCCACCGCCTGTACTTAGGCCAGGGGATCTACGGAGAGGTTACACTCCATTATGTAAGCGGCGAGTTTCGACCGTGGCCTTGGACCTATCCGGACTATGCCAGCTTATCCTATCGAAAGATGTTTGGCACCATTAGAGAGCTCCACCGGCTTCAGCTGCGGACGTTACAGCAATAG
- a CDS encoding aminopeptidase translates to MKQEMLNAARSLLTQNMALKTGEELLVVVDESTFIIGEALFKAGEELGANAILMRMQPTGRSGAEPTKTVAAAMAAADVVIAATRDSLSHTKARRQASAGGVRIATMPGIKEEMFQGGAMQADYKQVAALALKLANKLTAATEAVVEKDGCRLTMSLAGRQGAACTGMCHEPGAFGNLPAGEAFIAPLEGTAEGTVIIDGSFAGLGELAGPLKLTFSAGQLVAIEGPDKERLHALLGDNPLARNLAELGIGTNEKARIIGVVLEDEKVYGTVHLALGSNDGFGGNVAAGIHVDGIVMNPDLYLDGEQVVGGGKILI, encoded by the coding sequence ATGAAGCAAGAGATGTTAAATGCTGCTAGGAGCCTACTGACCCAGAACATGGCTCTTAAGACTGGTGAGGAACTTTTAGTGGTTGTGGATGAGAGCACATTCATCATCGGTGAAGCCCTGTTTAAGGCTGGGGAGGAACTGGGAGCTAACGCTATACTCATGCGTATGCAGCCCACCGGCAGAAGCGGGGCCGAACCGACCAAAACAGTTGCTGCCGCCATGGCCGCAGCGGATGTTGTAATTGCAGCTACCCGTGATTCTCTTAGCCATACCAAGGCTCGCCGGCAAGCCTCTGCTGGCGGAGTTAGAATAGCAACCATGCCTGGTATTAAGGAAGAAATGTTTCAGGGCGGAGCCATGCAGGCCGATTATAAGCAGGTGGCAGCGTTGGCCCTTAAGTTGGCTAACAAGCTTACAGCGGCCACAGAGGCTGTGGTGGAAAAAGACGGCTGTCGTTTGACCATGTCTTTGGCCGGTCGGCAAGGTGCAGCCTGTACCGGCATGTGCCATGAACCAGGCGCTTTTGGTAATCTACCTGCCGGCGAAGCTTTTATCGCTCCCCTGGAGGGAACAGCCGAAGGTACGGTGATAATAGACGGTTCTTTTGCTGGGTTGGGAGAACTGGCCGGCCCTCTCAAGCTGACTTTTTCTGCAGGACAACTGGTAGCAATAGAAGGACCGGATAAGGAGCGCCTCCACGCCTTGTTAGGGGATAATCCCCTGGCTCGTAATTTGGCCGAGTTGGGCATAGGTACCAATGAAAAAGCTCGCATTATCGGGGTTGTGCTCGAGGACGAAAAGGTGTACGGTACAGTCCATTTAGCTTTAGGCAGCAACGACGGCTTCGGCGGTAACGTGGCCGCCGGGATCCATGTGGATGGCATTGTCATGAATCCAGATCTGTATCTTGACGGTGAGCAGGTGGTAGGCGGCGGCAAGATATTAATCTAG
- a CDS encoding UDP-diphosphatase — translation ITFAALDLPFVLGVIVAAMVGYWAIHFLLQYLRQGSYLVFAIYRLALALVVLIAVWLR, via the coding sequence ATCACTTTTGCTGCCCTTGATTTACCCTTTGTTCTAGGTGTAATAGTGGCGGCAATGGTGGGGTACTGGGCTATTCACTTCTTACTTCAATACTTACGTCAGGGCAGTTACTTAGTCTTTGCCATCTACCGGTTGGCCTTAGCGCTGGTTGTGCTAATTGCTGTTTGGCTGCGCTAA
- a CDS encoding epoxyqueuosine reductase, giving the protein MRRLIENFIAHYVRSYPLERDTASSWRAPLVAYADAADPLFTELKNIVSSSHAVPTDFLPDAQTVIAYFLAFESSVVESNISGQGSSRAWATAYVETNALISNLNQALAQELKKHGYRAVLIPPTHNFDRERLISDWSHRHAAYIAGLGKFGLNNMLITAKGCCGRVGTLVTNALIEPTTRADNEYCLYHLDGSCGICVQRCVNEALSEESFNRQRCYAMCLENAARFRDLGLADVCGKCLVGVPCSQVNPTALP; this is encoded by the coding sequence ATACGAAGACTGATTGAGAACTTCATAGCGCACTATGTTCGCTCTTATCCGTTGGAAAGAGATACCGCCAGCTCATGGCGAGCTCCTTTGGTGGCTTACGCTGATGCTGCAGATCCCTTGTTTACGGAACTCAAGAACATTGTTAGCTCGTCTCATGCTGTGCCTACCGATTTCTTGCCTGATGCCCAAACAGTTATCGCCTATTTCTTAGCGTTTGAATCTTCGGTGGTAGAGAGCAATATCTCAGGACAAGGCAGTTCACGGGCGTGGGCAACAGCCTATGTGGAAACTAACGCCCTTATTTCTAATCTTAATCAGGCGTTAGCCCAAGAGTTGAAAAAGCATGGCTACAGGGCAGTTCTGATTCCTCCTACCCACAACTTCGACCGCGAGAGACTGATCAGTGACTGGTCACATCGGCATGCGGCCTATATTGCTGGCTTGGGCAAATTCGGACTAAATAATATGCTGATTACAGCCAAAGGGTGTTGCGGGCGGGTAGGAACACTGGTGACCAATGCTCTAATAGAACCTACCACTCGGGCGGATAACGAATACTGCCTCTACCATCTGGATGGTAGCTGTGGTATCTGTGTTCAGCGGTGTGTAAACGAGGCTTTGTCGGAGGAGTCGTTTAACCGACAAAGGTGCTATGCCATGTGTTTGGAGAATGCGGCTCGCTTTCGCGACCTGGGCCTGGCCGACGTTTGCGGCAAGTGTTTGGTGGGGGTACCCTGTTCCCAGGTAAATCCCACCGCTTTGCCTTGA
- a CDS encoding lipoate--protein ligase — protein MGTGIIRKTKGGEASVLYVPNDNRDCYYNMAVEEHVFFELDQRESYILLWQNDPTIVVGRFQNTIEEVNRDFTIERGIKVVRRLSGGGAVYHDQGNLNFTFIEPRTPGKDTAFESFTQPVIAALKDLGLDAAFSSRNDITVGNRKVSGNAQYMTSTRVLHHGTLLVDTDFSILEQALKVSSDKIASKGIKSVRSRVANISDFLLEPIPMEELKQHLLQHIFGGQQIQTYILSATEQERIRRLAQEKYSTWDWVWGRSPKYNFHNAKRFAAGQVEIRLDVQQGRIAQAKIYGDFFGHRDVAEVEQRLRGIRFERADIRSTLSHFELEEFFGPISLEELMTLFQVAN, from the coding sequence ATGGGCACTGGTATCATCAGAAAAACAAAGGGTGGTGAAGCGTCTGTGCTGTACGTCCCCAACGATAATCGCGATTGCTACTACAACATGGCAGTAGAAGAACATGTGTTTTTTGAACTGGACCAAAGAGAAAGTTATATCCTCTTATGGCAAAACGACCCTACCATTGTGGTGGGCCGCTTTCAAAACACCATTGAAGAAGTGAACAGGGACTTTACAATCGAACGAGGGATTAAGGTGGTGCGCCGCTTATCGGGCGGTGGCGCAGTCTACCACGACCAAGGCAACCTTAATTTTACTTTTATTGAACCGCGCACCCCTGGCAAAGATACGGCTTTTGAATCTTTTACCCAACCGGTGATAGCGGCACTGAAGGACTTGGGTCTAGATGCTGCTTTTAGCAGCCGTAACGATATCACTGTGGGCAACAGAAAAGTATCGGGAAATGCCCAGTACATGACATCTACTAGAGTGCTGCATCACGGCACACTGCTGGTAGACACGGACTTTAGCATCTTGGAACAAGCCTTGAAAGTAAGTTCGGATAAGATCGCCTCGAAAGGGATCAAATCGGTGCGGAGTCGGGTGGCCAATATTTCCGACTTTCTTTTGGAACCGATACCTATGGAGGAGCTCAAGCAGCATCTTTTGCAGCATATATTTGGCGGGCAACAAATACAGACTTATATCCTTTCTGCTACCGAGCAAGAAAGAATCCGCCGATTGGCCCAAGAAAAATACAGTACCTGGGATTGGGTTTGGGGTCGGTCACCCAAGTACAATTTTCACAATGCCAAGCGATTTGCTGCCGGGCAGGTAGAAATCCGCTTGGATGTCCAACAGGGCCGAATTGCCCAGGCTAAGATTTACGGCGACTTCTTTGGTCACAGAGATGTAGCTGAAGTTGAGCAGCGACTTAGAGGCATTAGATTCGAGCGGGCGGACATTAGATCAACTCTGTCTCACTTCGAACTGGAGGAATTTTTTGGCCCCATTTCTTTGGAAGAACTTATGACTTTGTTTCAGGTGGCTAATTGA